One genomic window of Vicia villosa cultivar HV-30 ecotype Madison, WI unplaced genomic scaffold, Vvil1.0 ctg.003724F_1_1, whole genome shotgun sequence includes the following:
- the LOC131641416 gene encoding transcription factor HY5-like has protein sequence MKETTTGAPSSSSSSWNRLPPMPPQRFEDSDEDLFEVPDVEATQCQSVHSEATNQNNQNNATDPQLQAGKRRRGRNPVDKEYRRLKRLLRNRVSAQQARERKKVYVNELESRAKEMEDKNSNLEERISTLMNENTMLRKVLMNTRPKVDESNEG, from the exons ATGAAGGAAACAACAACAGGAGcaccttcttcttcatcttcttcatggaATAGGCTCCCTCCCATGCCTCCACAAAGATTTG AAGATAGTGATGAAGACTTATTCGAAGTTCCAGATGTAGAAGCTACACAATGTCAAAGTGTTCATTCTGAAGCAACAAATCAAAACAATCAAAACAATGCAACAGATCCTCAACTTCAAGCCGGAAAGCGTCGTCGTGGAAGAAACCCGGTCGATAAAGAGTACAGACGACTCAAAAG GTTGCTAAGGAATAGGGTCTCTGCCCAACAAgctagagaaagaaagaaagtgtATGTGAATGAGTTAGAATCAAGAGCTAAAGAAATGGAAGATAAGAACTCCAATTTAGAAGAACGTATTTCAACATTGATGAATGAGAACACCATGCTCAGAAAG GTTCTTATGAACACTAGACCCAAAGTTGATGAGAGCAATGAAGGTTAG